A region from the Benincasa hispida cultivar B227 chromosome 8, ASM972705v1, whole genome shotgun sequence genome encodes:
- the LOC120083282 gene encoding vacuolar protein sorting-associated protein 24 homolog 1, producing MEKMMSILKPKPNPQQQLRDWQRRLRQECRNVERQIRDIQREEKNVQKAIRDAAKRNDMVSAKALAKEIVRSKKTVNRLHENKAQLNSISMHLGESVAIARTVGHLSKSAEVMKLVNNLMKAPEMATTMQEFSKEMTKAGVIEEFVNDAVDSALDSEDIEEEIEEEVDKVLTAIAGETAAQLPEAVRKERMKQPAHVQEVREEEEAIAEGVDDEEELEEIRARLAKVRS from the exons ATGGAGAAAATGATGAGCATCTTGAAGCCCAAACCAAATCCGCAGCAACAGCTAAGGGATTGGCAGCGTAGGCTCCGACAAGAGTGCCGCAACGTCGAACGCCAAATTCGAG ATATACagagagaagagaaaaatgtgCAGAAAGCCATTAGGGATGCTGCCAAGAGGAATGATATGGTCTCTGCAAAG GCACTGGCCAAAGAAATTGTGAGGTCTAAAAAAACTGTGAACCGTCTTCACGAAAACAAGGCACAACTCAATTCGATATCCATGCACCTTGGCGAAAGTGTTG CCATTGCTAGAACGGTGGGGCATCTTTCCAAGAGTGCTGAAGTTATGAAGCTTGTTAATAATCTGATGAAGGCCCCAGAAATGGCAACTACAATGCAAGAGTTTAGCAAGGAGATGACCAAG GCTGGGGTGATCGAGGAATTTGTAAACGATGCGGTGGATTCAGCACTAGATTCTGAGGATATTGAAGAGGAGATTGAAGAGGAAGTTGACAAAGTTTTGACTGCCATTGCCGGTGAGACTGCCGCACAGCTTCCAGAAGCTGTCAGGAAGGAAAGGATGAAGCAACCGGCTCATGTTCAGGAAGTCCGGGAAGAG gAAGAAGCAATAGCTGAGGGTGTTGATGACGAGGAAGAACTAGAAGAGATAAGGGCTCGACTTGCAAAAGTTAGATCATAA